A genomic stretch from Schaalia odontolytica includes:
- a CDS encoding transposase, producing the protein MLPAESEVPGMGTRRRFTPEYRRDVACLVLDTGSTIASVSRDLGLGESVVGRWVTLERERRQAVREGRPDPREMEAEITAVASAGARAGEGE; encoded by the coding sequence ATGTTACCCGCGGAAAGTGAGGTGCCTGGTATGGGAACTCGTCGTCGTTTTACGCCGGAGTATCGTCGTGATGTTGCGTGTCTGGTATTGGATACAGGGTCTACGATCGCGTCTGTGTCCCGTGATTTGGGGCTGGGTGAATCGGTGGTAGGCCGGTGGGTCACACTCGAGCGCGAGCGGCGCCAGGCCGTGCGTGAGGGCCGTCCTGACCCACGCGAGATGGAAGCTGAGATCACTGCCGTTGCGTCGGCGGGTGCGCGAGCTGGAGAAGGAGAATGA
- a CDS encoding DDE-type integrase/transposase/recombinase, producing the protein MSHGLLAYLRCAQGWVYLCAVRDAHSRPVLGYATGEQQSADLVITALDMAATTPGTFPAGVALHADRGTQFTSQKLAAYMRAVQGTMSMGQAEVCWDNTMTESL; encoded by the coding sequence GTGAGTCACGGACTTCTTGCCTACCTGCGGTGCGCGCAAGGCTGGGTCTACCTGTGCGCCGTACGCGATGCGCACTCACGCCCAGTCCTGGGATACGCCACGGGCGAGCAGCAAAGCGCCGACCTGGTCATCACCGCACTCGACATGGCCGCCACCACCCCTGGCACCTTCCCCGCAGGGGTCGCGTTGCATGCTGATCGAGGAACACAGTTCACCTCCCAGAAACTGGCCGCCTACATGCGCGCCGTCCAAGGAACCATGTCGATGGGCCAGGCCGAAGTGTGCTGGGATAACACCATGACCGAATCCTTGTGA
- a CDS encoding PHP domain-containing protein, with product MAEPMDITNDPATTAEQRIEALRAVVADEHFPSWVPESNNHIHTCFSFSPYTPTHAALMARRNGLRVVGSVDHDSIGAAAEMSEATRILGMGSVTGFEIRARFGEGTALAQRKLNNPDSVGVAYMTVQGVPASAREKVAQWLAPKRAARLERTLAMAERANRILTDLGLEPFDPRSDMVGISQYANGGGITERHLLAAMASALIRGFGRGPALVQGLDSMGVEVPESLARVLSDADNPHLMYDLLGVLKANYLDRIYIQPTDELPSAAEVVAFADSVGAIATYAYLGDVSASPTGDKKAEKFEDDFLDELFEYMESIGLRAVTYMPPRNTPEQLERIHALAAAHGMLEISGVDINQPRQRFTCEELRRPEFADLNEATWALVAHEALSSVDPSLHLLGRTGRLTPEALAERISQYAPLGRAIADGEDAAAVAARATSIN from the coding sequence ATGGCAGAACCTATGGACATCACCAACGACCCGGCTACCACTGCGGAACAGCGCATTGAAGCGCTGCGCGCGGTGGTCGCTGACGAGCACTTCCCGAGCTGGGTGCCCGAGTCAAACAACCACATTCACACGTGCTTCTCCTTCAGCCCCTACACGCCCACGCACGCCGCGCTCATGGCGCGCCGCAACGGCCTGCGCGTTGTTGGCTCGGTCGACCACGACTCGATCGGCGCCGCGGCTGAAATGAGCGAGGCGACCCGCATTCTGGGAATGGGTTCCGTCACCGGCTTCGAGATCCGCGCTCGATTCGGCGAGGGCACCGCGCTCGCCCAGCGTAAGCTCAACAACCCCGATTCCGTGGGCGTCGCCTACATGACCGTGCAGGGCGTGCCCGCTTCGGCCCGCGAGAAGGTCGCGCAGTGGCTGGCACCCAAGCGCGCCGCCCGCCTGGAGCGCACGCTGGCGATGGCCGAGCGCGCCAACAGGATCCTCACAGACCTTGGCTTGGAACCCTTCGACCCGCGCTCCGACATGGTAGGCATCTCGCAGTACGCAAACGGCGGCGGGATCACCGAGCGCCACCTGCTCGCCGCCATGGCCTCGGCCCTGATCCGCGGATTCGGCCGCGGCCCCGCCCTGGTACAGGGGCTGGACTCGATGGGTGTCGAGGTCCCCGAGTCCCTCGCCCGCGTGCTCTCCGACGCGGACAACCCGCACCTCATGTACGACCTTCTGGGCGTCCTCAAGGCCAACTACCTGGATCGAATCTACATCCAGCCCACCGACGAGCTGCCCAGCGCGGCCGAGGTCGTCGCCTTTGCCGACTCGGTCGGCGCGATCGCCACCTACGCCTACCTGGGCGACGTGTCTGCCTCGCCGACGGGCGACAAGAAGGCAGAGAAGTTCGAGGACGACTTCCTCGACGAGCTCTTCGAGTACATGGAGTCCATCGGCCTGCGCGCCGTCACCTACATGCCCCCGCGCAACACCCCCGAGCAGCTGGAACGCATCCACGCGCTGGCGGCCGCCCACGGCATGCTCGAGATCTCGGGCGTGGACATCAACCAGCCCCGCCAGCGCTTCACCTGCGAGGAGCTGCGCCGCCCCGAGTTCGCGGACCTCAACGAGGCGACGTGGGCCCTCGTCGCGCACGAGGCCCTGTCCTCCGTGGACCCCTCCCTGCACCTGCTGGGCCGCACGGGTCGCCTGACCCCCGAGGCCCTCGCTGAGCGCATCAGCCAGTACGCACCCCTGGGTCGTGCGATTGCCGACGGCGAGGACGCCGCCGCGGTCGCCGCCCGAGCCACATCGATTAACTGA
- a CDS encoding dolichyl-phosphate-mannose--protein mannosyltransferase gives MDTATAHCDTINEATDTLEQGTATVTSAEEGAKTSPPPPAAGWTRRLNTPAAGWVATLIATIIAAAIRLPGLDNVRTLIFDETYYVKDAWSLLTFGYEGTWAKDVDTAFASGDTSGLSAVGGYPVHPPTGKWLIALGMKLFGQADPVGWRIAAAICGIITVILLCRLAQNLFHTPALTLLAGLFLATDGMAIVMSRTSILDGFLTMFALAAFLCVVKDQQVSRPRLEAKLSEWEGLGTPRRGWDDAREYFARREHRPYAIGPNAGNRPWLFAAGLCAGLACSVKWSGIYALAFLGLFVALREVTCRWKAGHPAPIRGALLADIWWAFSLMVPTAILTYIASWFGWFAHPSAHGHGRSGIRGFAGSLADLWLYHKEMWAFHNNLSTPHTYQSSPYTWLAQYRATSFHWANGAEITGCASEKCVTDIVALGNPLLWWIGIGALALVLWTTLRYFNWRTGVIALGYIALYAPWLAYAHRTIFTFYTVVFAPFVALAVAWMIGLVAGWVSADGCPLAAPLPRRTELMGWTLAAVLTILILACAAYFMPLWRADVVDYSFWRSHMWLPSWI, from the coding sequence ATGGATACAGCGACTGCACACTGCGACACGATCAACGAGGCCACGGACACCCTCGAGCAGGGGACGGCGACCGTGACCTCCGCCGAGGAAGGTGCCAAGACCTCGCCTCCCCCGCCCGCCGCCGGATGGACACGGCGCCTGAACACTCCTGCGGCCGGATGGGTGGCGACCCTGATCGCGACGATCATCGCGGCAGCCATTCGACTGCCCGGCCTCGACAACGTCCGAACACTGATCTTCGACGAGACCTACTACGTGAAGGACGCCTGGTCTCTCCTTACCTTCGGCTACGAGGGCACATGGGCAAAGGACGTCGATACCGCGTTCGCCAGCGGCGACACATCCGGCCTGTCGGCAGTAGGCGGATACCCTGTCCACCCACCGACAGGCAAGTGGCTCATCGCCCTGGGCATGAAACTCTTCGGACAGGCGGACCCCGTGGGGTGGCGTATCGCTGCGGCTATCTGCGGCATCATCACGGTTATTCTCTTGTGCCGCCTGGCCCAAAACCTCTTCCACACACCGGCGCTCACGCTCCTCGCAGGCCTATTCCTGGCGACCGACGGCATGGCGATCGTCATGAGCCGGACCTCGATCCTGGACGGCTTCCTCACCATGTTCGCACTGGCAGCATTCCTGTGCGTCGTGAAGGATCAGCAGGTGTCCCGGCCGAGGCTCGAGGCCAAGCTGTCCGAGTGGGAAGGCCTGGGCACCCCCAGGCGCGGATGGGACGACGCCCGCGAGTATTTCGCCCGGCGTGAGCACCGCCCCTATGCGATTGGCCCCAACGCTGGGAATCGCCCCTGGCTTTTCGCCGCTGGCCTCTGCGCCGGCCTCGCCTGTTCCGTAAAGTGGTCCGGAATCTACGCTCTCGCCTTCCTCGGTCTCTTTGTCGCGCTGCGCGAGGTCACTTGCCGCTGGAAAGCCGGACACCCCGCCCCCATCCGCGGAGCACTTCTTGCGGACATTTGGTGGGCTTTCTCCCTTATGGTTCCAACTGCGATCCTCACGTACATCGCTTCGTGGTTCGGATGGTTCGCACACCCTAGCGCCCACGGACATGGCCGCTCCGGAATCCGCGGCTTTGCCGGATCACTGGCAGACCTATGGCTGTACCACAAGGAGATGTGGGCATTCCATAACAACTTGAGCACCCCGCACACCTACCAGTCCAGCCCCTACACCTGGCTAGCACAGTACCGCGCAACCTCCTTCCACTGGGCGAACGGAGCGGAGATCACAGGGTGTGCATCCGAAAAGTGCGTGACGGACATCGTCGCCCTCGGCAACCCACTCCTATGGTGGATCGGAATCGGCGCGCTCGCACTCGTCCTGTGGACAACGCTTCGTTACTTTAATTGGCGCACGGGTGTCATCGCGCTGGGATACATCGCCCTGTATGCACCGTGGCTCGCGTACGCGCATCGGACGATCTTCACGTTCTACACCGTCGTCTTCGCACCATTCGTCGCGCTTGCCGTGGCATGGATGATCGGGCTTGTGGCGGGCTGGGTAAGCGCCGACGGGTGCCCACTTGCCGCCCCCCTCCCCCGACGCACCGAGCTGATGGGCTGGACACTCGCCGCAGTCCTGACGATTCTGATCCTCGCGTGCGCCGCATACTTCATGCCTCTGTGGCGCGCGGACGTCGTCGACTACAGCTTCTGGCGCTCTCACATGTGGCTGCCCTCGTGGATCTAA
- a CDS encoding alcohol dehydrogenase catalytic domain-containing protein: MTQIPSTQYAIQIVGKEEFVVNPAKPVDPVGPTQIMLEVEACGICFSDTKLLHQFDGHPRKSDVVAGIDLDALKDIPSYHPNQEAVTPGHEPVVRVVQVGEKVTHFKVGDRLLVQADWKHLRTAKSNGAFGYNFDGALEEFVVVDERCVVSPDGEEFLIHVSEGPSAAAVGLIEPWATVEGSYAWAERNHVADGGRLLVVGEGDIDALTAEHKPAEVVRVAADAIEGVLGEFDDVVFFGADADAIEKAALLIGTRGTMCVVLGGEKISRKVSLDIGRVHYDFTRFCGTTGSDPREGYAWIPANGDLRENDRCVFVGAAGPMGVMHTMRAVTSGVPGLSVVGTDLSDERLANLMKVVGPTAEKNGVPLDIVNTSSTPLEYGYTYATCLVPVPALVSQAVDLLAEGGILNAFAGIPAGTFGDFDLQGIIERRIFMLGTSGSDVSDMRTVLRKIEAGIIDTTISLWAITGMAGFGDAINAVMDRTSGGKIMVFPMMHDLGLTPVSELAEKLPTVAAKLDAAGLWTKEAEEALLATR, translated from the coding sequence ATGACCCAGATTCCCTCCACCCAGTACGCGATTCAGATCGTCGGCAAGGAAGAGTTCGTCGTTAACCCGGCGAAGCCCGTTGACCCCGTTGGCCCGACGCAGATCATGCTCGAGGTCGAAGCCTGCGGCATTTGCTTCTCTGATACGAAGCTGCTCCACCAGTTCGATGGCCACCCGCGCAAGTCGGACGTGGTGGCGGGCATCGACCTGGACGCCCTCAAGGACATCCCGTCCTACCACCCGAACCAGGAGGCCGTGACGCCCGGTCACGAGCCCGTCGTGCGCGTCGTGCAGGTCGGCGAGAAGGTCACGCACTTCAAGGTCGGCGACCGTCTGCTGGTCCAGGCCGACTGGAAGCACCTGCGTACCGCGAAGTCGAACGGCGCCTTCGGCTACAACTTCGATGGTGCCCTCGAGGAGTTCGTCGTCGTCGACGAGCGCTGCGTCGTGTCCCCGGACGGGGAAGAGTTCCTCATCCACGTGTCGGAGGGTCCGTCGGCTGCGGCCGTCGGCCTCATCGAGCCTTGGGCGACCGTCGAGGGTTCCTACGCGTGGGCCGAACGCAACCACGTCGCCGATGGCGGCCGCCTGCTGGTCGTCGGTGAGGGCGATATCGACGCTCTGACCGCCGAGCACAAGCCCGCCGAGGTCGTGCGCGTTGCCGCCGACGCCATCGAGGGCGTCCTGGGCGAATTCGACGACGTCGTGTTCTTCGGTGCGGACGCCGACGCCATCGAGAAGGCCGCGCTCCTGATCGGCACCCGCGGCACCATGTGTGTCGTCCTCGGCGGCGAGAAGATCTCGCGCAAGGTGTCCCTGGACATCGGCCGCGTCCACTACGACTTCACCCGCTTCTGCGGCACGACCGGCTCGGACCCGCGCGAGGGCTACGCCTGGATCCCCGCCAACGGCGATCTTCGCGAGAACGACCGTTGCGTCTTCGTCGGCGCCGCCGGCCCGATGGGCGTCATGCACACCATGCGCGCCGTCACCTCCGGCGTTCCCGGCCTCAGCGTCGTGGGCACCGACCTGTCGGACGAGCGTCTAGCGAACCTGATGAAGGTCGTCGGCCCGACCGCCGAGAAGAACGGCGTGCCGCTGGACATCGTCAACACCTCCTCGACGCCCCTGGAGTACGGCTACACCTACGCGACGTGCCTCGTGCCCGTCCCCGCGCTGGTCTCCCAGGCCGTCGACCTGCTGGCTGAGGGCGGCATCCTGAACGCGTTCGCCGGTATCCCGGCCGGTACGTTCGGCGACTTCGACCTGCAGGGCATCATCGAGCGCCGCATCTTCATGCTGGGCACCTCCGGCTCGGACGTCTCCGACATGCGCACGGTCCTGCGCAAGATCGAAGCCGGAATCATCGACACCACGATCTCCCTGTGGGCGATCACCGGCATGGCGGGCTTCGGCGACGCCATCAACGCGGTGATGGACCGTACCTCGGGCGGCAAGATCATGGTCTTCCCGATGATGCACGACCTGGGCCTGACCCCCGTGTCCGAGCTGGCCGAGAAGCTGCCGACGGTTGCCGCGAAGCTCGACGCCGCCGGCCTGTGGACCAAGGAGGCCGAGGAGGCGCTGCTCGCCACCCGCTGA
- a CDS encoding NADPH-dependent FMN reductase, which produces MSSIAIVLGSVRPGRAGEQVVRWIEEQARQLENVKTIFVDLCDYDLPPFAEEMPPSMKAPELAEAVRLRANLEANDAVVFVTPEYNNSIPGVLKNAIDYVPPASLKDKAVGLVGYSWHGGVAALGHLREIVATLGAAIPEQQVSINLGSDFQDGTFTPSEELNGQLRELLASLA; this is translated from the coding sequence ATGTCTTCCATTGCAATCGTTCTTGGTTCCGTTCGCCCCGGCCGCGCCGGTGAGCAGGTTGTTCGCTGGATCGAGGAGCAGGCGCGTCAGCTTGAGAACGTCAAGACCATCTTCGTCGATCTGTGCGACTACGATCTTCCCCCGTTCGCCGAGGAAATGCCCCCGTCGATGAAGGCTCCCGAGCTGGCTGAGGCCGTTCGTCTGCGCGCCAACCTCGAGGCCAACGATGCTGTCGTGTTCGTGACCCCCGAGTACAACAACTCGATTCCTGGCGTCTTGAAGAACGCGATCGACTACGTTCCCCCGGCCTCCCTGAAGGACAAGGCCGTCGGCCTCGTCGGCTACTCCTGGCACGGCGGGGTTGCTGCTCTCGGCCACCTGCGTGAGATCGTTGCTACCCTTGGTGCGGCGATCCCCGAGCAGCAGGTGAGCATCAACCTCGGCTCGGACTTCCAGGACGGCACCTTCACCCCCTCCGAGGAGCTCAACGGCCAGCTTCGTGAGCTGCTCGCCTCTCTCGCCTGA
- a CDS encoding SDR family NAD(P)-dependent oxidoreductase: MSNAPEVRGLFLKALGRPVIVAPSDAEPTVTFDGPLTEVCPCSLKETELPVVVRAGEETFEVRATATGERAINGRVALVTGGAQGFGAEIARGLVDAGCFVYVADLNGEGAAAKAAELGGEGVAHPITVNVADEESVAAMASEIERVTGGLDLVVSNAGIVRAGSVLEQDASAFRLSTDINYVAFFLVTKHLGQLLARQHSTAPEWLTDIIQINSKSGLVGSNKNAAYAGSKFGGIGLVQSFALEMVAHGVKVNAICPGNFYDGPLWSDPDRGLFVQYLNSGKVPGAKTVADVKEFYEAKVPMRRGAQGIDVLRAIFYIVEQEYETGQAVPVTGGQVMLS, from the coding sequence ATGAGTAACGCCCCTGAGGTACGCGGGCTCTTCCTGAAGGCCCTCGGCCGCCCGGTCATCGTGGCCCCCAGCGACGCCGAGCCGACCGTCACCTTCGACGGCCCGCTCACCGAGGTGTGCCCCTGCTCCCTGAAGGAGACGGAGCTTCCCGTCGTCGTGCGCGCCGGCGAGGAGACCTTCGAGGTCCGCGCCACCGCCACCGGTGAGCGCGCCATCAACGGCCGCGTCGCCCTCGTCACGGGTGGAGCCCAGGGCTTCGGCGCGGAGATCGCGCGCGGCCTGGTGGACGCCGGTTGCTTCGTGTACGTCGCCGACCTGAACGGCGAGGGTGCGGCAGCCAAGGCGGCCGAGCTCGGCGGCGAAGGCGTCGCCCACCCGATCACGGTCAACGTTGCCGACGAGGAATCCGTCGCCGCGATGGCCTCCGAGATTGAGCGCGTCACCGGCGGCCTCGACCTGGTCGTCTCCAACGCGGGCATCGTGCGCGCCGGCTCCGTCCTCGAGCAGGACGCCTCCGCGTTCCGCCTGTCCACGGACATCAACTACGTGGCCTTCTTCCTGGTCACCAAGCACCTGGGCCAGCTCCTGGCCCGCCAGCACTCGACCGCCCCCGAGTGGCTGACCGACATCATCCAGATCAACTCCAAGTCCGGCCTCGTCGGCTCGAACAAGAACGCCGCCTACGCGGGTTCGAAGTTCGGCGGAATCGGCCTGGTCCAGTCCTTCGCCCTCGAGATGGTTGCTCACGGCGTGAAGGTCAACGCGATCTGCCCCGGCAACTTCTACGACGGCCCGCTCTGGTCCGACCCGGACCGCGGCCTCTTCGTCCAGTACCTGAACTCCGGCAAGGTCCCTGGCGCCAAGACGGTCGCCGACGTCAAGGAGTTCTACGAGGCGAAGGTCCCCATGCGCCGCGGCGCCCAGGGCATCGACGTTCTGCGCGCGATCTTCTACATCGTTGAGCAGGAATACGAGACCGGCCAGGCCGTGCCCGTCACGGGCGGCCAGGTGATGCTTTCCTGA
- a CDS encoding alpha-ketoacid dehydrogenase subunit alpha/beta, whose amino-acid sequence MTQSLIIDPNEVRRPGYVKFPEVPVNQYTFDRDTEIARYGEKGMVQMLHDMIVVRTFESMLDSIKKTGAWEGVEYNHPGPAHLGIGQESAYVGQSYVLAPEDFIFGSHRSHGEILAKCYSAMHQMDDGQLEGIMKGFLGGETLSYAEKIDYKDTKDLTENFILFGALAEIFARKSGFNRGLGGSMHTFFLPFGSYPNNAIVGGSAPVANGAALFKRINRKPGIVISNVGDAALACGPVWEAMNFASMDQFRSLWREEDGGNPPILFNFFNNFYGMGGQTFGETMGYEVLARVGAALNPEAMHAERVDGLNPLAVADATTRKKKILEEGRGPVLMDTITYRFSGHSPSDASSYRTKEEVDLWEQVDCIKEYSNLLISNGLTTQDEIDGYTASLTEKLVNVLKLSIDDEATPRVADGYIDSVMFSNEKVEAFDDATPEIDLEDNPRVKALAKKVRTSVDENGKPVSKMRMYQFRDGLFEAMLHRFKTDPTMAAWGEENRDWGGAFAVYRGLTEALPYRRLFNSPIAEASIVGAGVGYAMAGGRAVVELMYCDFLGRSGDEVFNQMAKWQSMSAGLLKMPLVLRVSVGAKYGAQHSQDWSALVAHIPGLKVYFPTTPTDAKGMLNLALAGTDPVVFLESQKLYDKGEDFEPGGVPEGYYETEEGEPAIRREGTDITIAAYGATVYKALEAADVLAEKYGLSAEVIDLRFVAPLNYDKLIASVKKTGRLVLTSDAVERGSFLNTVAANVQTLAFDALDAPIAVVASRNGITPGPEMESFFFPQVSWILDAIHERILPLPGHVPTTKHATEAEIARLNRAGL is encoded by the coding sequence ATGACTCAGTCTCTTATCATCGACCCCAACGAGGTGCGTCGTCCCGGGTACGTGAAGTTCCCCGAGGTTCCCGTCAACCAGTACACCTTCGACCGTGACACCGAGATTGCCCGCTACGGCGAAAAGGGCATGGTCCAGATGCTTCACGACATGATCGTCGTGCGCACCTTCGAGTCGATGCTCGACTCCATCAAGAAGACCGGTGCCTGGGAAGGCGTCGAATACAACCACCCCGGCCCCGCCCACCTGGGCATCGGCCAGGAGAGCGCCTACGTCGGCCAGAGCTACGTCCTGGCCCCCGAGGACTTCATCTTCGGTTCGCACCGCTCGCACGGCGAAATCCTCGCCAAGTGCTACTCGGCCATGCACCAGATGGACGATGGCCAGCTCGAGGGCATCATGAAGGGCTTCCTCGGCGGCGAGACACTGTCCTACGCCGAGAAGATCGACTACAAGGACACGAAGGACCTCACCGAGAACTTCATCCTCTTCGGTGCCCTCGCGGAGATCTTCGCCCGCAAGTCCGGCTTCAACCGAGGCCTGGGCGGCTCGATGCACACCTTCTTCCTGCCGTTCGGCTCCTACCCGAACAATGCGATCGTCGGCGGTTCCGCCCCCGTCGCGAACGGCGCGGCCCTCTTCAAGCGCATCAACCGCAAGCCCGGCATCGTCATCTCCAACGTCGGTGACGCGGCCCTGGCGTGCGGCCCCGTGTGGGAGGCTATGAACTTCGCGTCCATGGACCAGTTCCGCTCGCTGTGGCGTGAGGAGGACGGCGGCAACCCGCCGATCCTGTTCAACTTCTTCAACAACTTCTACGGCATGGGCGGCCAGACCTTCGGCGAGACCATGGGCTACGAGGTCCTCGCCCGCGTCGGCGCGGCTCTCAACCCCGAGGCCATGCACGCCGAGCGCGTCGACGGCCTCAACCCGCTGGCCGTCGCCGATGCGACCACCCGCAAGAAGAAGATCCTCGAGGAGGGCCGCGGCCCCGTCCTCATGGACACCATCACCTACCGTTTCTCCGGCCACTCGCCGTCGGATGCCTCCTCGTACCGCACGAAGGAAGAGGTCGACCTGTGGGAGCAGGTGGACTGCATCAAGGAGTACTCCAACCTGCTCATCTCCAACGGCCTGACCACCCAGGATGAGATCGACGGCTACACGGCTTCGTTGACCGAGAAGCTCGTCAACGTCCTCAAGCTCTCGATCGACGACGAGGCCACCCCGCGCGTCGCAGACGGCTACATCGACTCCGTCATGTTCTCCAACGAGAAGGTCGAGGCCTTCGACGACGCGACCCCCGAGATCGACCTCGAGGACAACCCGCGTGTGAAGGCGCTGGCCAAGAAGGTGCGTACCTCCGTCGACGAGAACGGCAAGCCCGTCTCCAAGATGCGCATGTACCAGTTCCGTGACGGCCTGTTCGAGGCCATGCTCCACCGCTTTAAGACCGATCCGACGATGGCCGCATGGGGCGAGGAGAACCGCGACTGGGGCGGCGCTTTCGCCGTCTACCGTGGCCTGACCGAGGCCCTGCCCTACCGTCGCCTGTTCAACTCGCCCATCGCCGAGGCCTCGATCGTGGGCGCCGGCGTCGGCTACGCGATGGCCGGTGGCCGCGCGGTCGTCGAGCTCATGTACTGCGACTTCCTGGGCCGCTCCGGCGACGAGGTCTTCAACCAGATGGCCAAGTGGCAGTCGATGAGCGCCGGCCTGCTCAAGATGCCTCTCGTCCTGCGCGTGTCCGTGGGCGCGAAGTACGGCGCCCAGCACTCCCAGGACTGGAGCGCCCTCGTCGCGCACATCCCGGGCCTGAAGGTCTACTTCCCGACGACCCCGACCGACGCCAAGGGCATGCTCAACCTTGCGCTGGCCGGCACCGACCCGGTCGTGTTCCTCGAGAGCCAGAAGCTCTACGACAAGGGCGAGGACTTCGAGCCCGGCGGCGTGCCCGAGGGCTACTACGAGACCGAAGAGGGTGAGCCGGCAATCCGCCGCGAGGGCACCGACATCACGATCGCCGCCTACGGCGCGACCGTGTACAAGGCCCTCGAGGCCGCGGACGTCCTGGCTGAGAAGTACGGCCTGAGCGCCGAGGTCATCGACCTGCGCTTCGTCGCACCGCTCAACTACGACAAGCTCATCGCCTCCGTGAAGAAGACCGGTCGCCTCGTCCTCACCTCGGACGCGGTCGAGCGTGGCTCCTTCCTCAACACGGTCGCCGCGAACGTGCAGACCCTGGCCTTCGACGCCCTCGACGCGCCGATCGCCGTCGTCGCCTCGCGCAACGGCATCACGCCCGGACCCGAGATGGAGTCGTTCTTCTTCCCGCAGGTCTCCTGGATCCTCGACGCAATTCACGAGCGCATCCTCCCGCTGCCCGGCCACGTGCCCACCACGAAGCACGCGACCGAGGCCGAGATCGCGCGCCTGAACCGCGCAGGCCTCTGA
- a CDS encoding alanine/glycine:cation symporter family protein: MNGTLRPAFDLAGTLDTISGFMYTYLLVALLIGVGLYFFVRTRALPLRLFKEAIRVVTEPPHEEGEVSSFRALMVSTASRVGVGNIAGVATAVTLGGAGSVFWMWVIATLGGASAFIESTLAQIYKKQGPHHSYGGPAYYIQTALKQNWLATLFASVLILTYMGGFNLLASFNVADAFTQYSWANEWTPWIIGAILAVLMAASIFGGTRRLTDVTGFLVPVMAIIYLGVGLIVVVLNYQNIPAMFSAIFSNAFDFPAIFGAFAGSAMMYGIKRGLYSNEAGVGSAPNAAASASVSHPAKQGLVQMLSVFIDTMIICTLTAFVVLSSGVGQDGGVTGAPLVKDAMATVLGQPVAQVFISVALFLFAFTTLVGNFYYAEVNFRFLLRNVHMKHWMLTVFRTVAALLVFAGALLKFEVAWNLGDILMGLMALINLPVIVILGNQAIRCANDYVAQRKAGLDPKFRASSIGLNPAELDYWQDDAPVASAEKTNA, translated from the coding sequence ATGAACGGCACCCTGCGTCCGGCCTTCGATCTCGCCGGCACCCTGGATACGATCTCGGGCTTCATGTACACGTACCTGCTCGTCGCCCTTCTCATTGGCGTCGGCCTGTACTTCTTCGTCCGCACGCGCGCGCTGCCTCTGCGGCTCTTCAAGGAAGCGATCCGCGTCGTGACCGAGCCTCCGCACGAGGAAGGCGAGGTTTCCTCGTTCCGCGCTCTGATGGTCTCCACAGCCTCGCGCGTGGGCGTCGGCAACATTGCCGGTGTGGCGACAGCGGTGACGCTCGGCGGCGCCGGCTCCGTGTTTTGGATGTGGGTCATTGCGACCCTCGGCGGCGCGTCCGCCTTCATCGAATCGACTCTCGCGCAGATCTACAAGAAGCAGGGGCCCCACCACTCCTACGGTGGCCCCGCCTACTACATTCAGACGGCCCTCAAGCAGAACTGGCTTGCCACGCTTTTCGCGTCGGTCCTCATTCTGACCTACATGGGCGGCTTCAACCTGCTCGCCTCCTTCAACGTCGCCGACGCTTTCACCCAGTACAGCTGGGCCAACGAGTGGACTCCCTGGATCATCGGTGCCATTCTCGCGGTTCTCATGGCCGCCTCCATCTTCGGTGGCACGCGCCGCCTGACCGACGTGACGGGCTTCCTGGTTCCGGTGATGGCGATCATTTACCTGGGCGTCGGCCTGATCGTGGTCGTGCTCAACTACCAGAACATCCCGGCTATGTTCTCTGCTATCTTCTCTAATGCTTTCGATTTCCCGGCGATCTTCGGCGCTTTCGCCGGATCGGCCATGATGTACGGCATCAAGCGTGGCCTCTACTCCAACGAGGCCGGTGTCGGCTCCGCGCCCAACGCCGCCGCGTCCGCCTCCGTCTCGCACCCGGCCAAGCAGGGCCTCGTTCAGATGCTGTCCGTCTTCATCGACACGATGATCATCTGCACCCTCACGGCGTTCGTTGTTCTTTCGTCGGGCGTTGGCCAGGACGGTGGCGTGACGGGCGCTCCCCTCGTGAAGGATGCGATGGCAACGGTTCTCGGCCAGCCTGTCGCACAGGTATTCATCTCGGTCGCTCTGTTCCTCTTCGCGTTCACGACGCTGGTTGGTAACTTCTACTACGCCGAGGTGAATTTCCGCTTCCTGCTGCGCAACGTGCACATGAAGCACTGGATGCTCACCGTCTTCCGCACTGTCGCTGCGTTGCTCGTCTTCGCTGGCGCTCTCCTCAAGTTCGAGGTCGCGTGGAACCTTGGCGACATCCTGATGGGGCTCATGGCTCTGATCAACCTGCCCGTCATCGTCATTCTGGGCAACCAGGCCATCCGCTGCGCGAACGACTACGTCGCCCAGCGTAAGGCGGGCCTCGACCCGAAGTTCCGGGCCTCCTCGATTGGCCTGAACCCCGCAGAGTTGGACTACTGGCAGGATGACGCCCCCGTCGCCTCCGCCGAGAAGACCAACGCGTAA